A genomic region of Desulfosarcina ovata subsp. ovata contains the following coding sequences:
- a CDS encoding IS630 family transposase: protein MFARVGYRSKKNFQSWCFRIDNTLTWPKPLPARVEQRAAIVALYKGGFTPGVISVFTDSHRSTVRRWICRVKNGEPLADYPRCGRPRTFSKDKRLMTIAVYCQQAPPLPGLHRWSLRDAQRYFKVHTDLIGMPISRSTIHRILLEHALKPHRHKYYLQISDPDFFQKMENIISCYRNPNEHLYCFDECTSIQALRRLTPNLPVGSNQPVLEDFDYERNGVCDLLAFLNPATGEVYGRCTENHNRHTLCDVFRSHVDSHAPDAQIHYIMDNLTPHYHADFCQTVAELSGIKYSPLTSGAERREWLQSENKRIVVHFIPFHASWLNMVEIWFGILKSKCLKYDQFQSLEQLRAAIAAFIDTWNEFFAHPFKWSYTGKGLYAKAVRRFCRLLYIKTDQMDSKFLTSQLLLMSNIADNYLNAIPVSDWIQLLDLAAQSDEYICNIIERETGPIRLKKARNAYALFSEALVRNDPRLAKAA, encoded by the coding sequence ATCTTTGCCCGAGTTGGTTACCGCAGTAAAAAAAACTTCCAAAGCTGGTGCTTCCGAATAGACAATACCCTGACATGGCCCAAGCCACTTCCGGCAAGAGTCGAACAACGGGCAGCCATTGTGGCGCTGTATAAGGGCGGATTCACACCTGGTGTTATTTCTGTTTTCACCGACTCCCATCGTTCGACTGTCCGTAGATGGATATGCCGGGTTAAAAACGGTGAACCGCTGGCCGACTATCCTCGTTGCGGGCGGCCTCGCACCTTCTCGAAAGACAAACGTCTGATGACCATTGCCGTTTATTGTCAACAAGCGCCACCTCTTCCCGGACTTCACCGGTGGTCTCTTCGCGATGCACAGCGTTATTTCAAAGTACATACAGACTTAATCGGCATGCCCATCAGCCGCTCGACCATCCATCGTATTCTTTTGGAACATGCGCTAAAGCCTCACCGTCACAAATACTACCTACAAATCAGTGATCCGGATTTTTTCCAAAAAATGGAGAATATCATCAGCTGTTACCGGAACCCGAATGAGCATCTGTACTGTTTTGATGAGTGTACCAGCATCCAGGCACTCAGACGGCTTACCCCGAACCTGCCGGTCGGCAGCAATCAGCCGGTTTTGGAGGACTTCGATTACGAACGTAACGGCGTGTGCGACTTGCTTGCTTTTCTCAATCCGGCGACAGGCGAGGTCTACGGCCGTTGCACCGAAAACCATAATCGTCATACCCTATGCGATGTCTTCAGATCCCATGTTGACAGCCATGCCCCCGATGCGCAAATCCATTACATCATGGATAATTTGACGCCCCATTACCATGCTGATTTTTGTCAAACCGTTGCCGAGCTTAGCGGCATTAAATATTCGCCCCTGACAAGCGGTGCTGAACGACGTGAGTGGCTGCAATCTGAGAATAAGCGCATTGTTGTTCACTTTATTCCCTTTCATGCTTCTTGGCTGAACATGGTCGAGATATGGTTCGGCATTCTAAAAAGCAAGTGCCTCAAATACGACCAGTTTCAGTCTCTTGAGCAATTACGCGCAGCTATCGCCGCTTTCATCGATACCTGGAATGAGTTCTTTGCTCATCCCTTCAAATGGTCCTATACAGGAAAAGGCCTTTATGCCAAGGCTGTCCGACGCTTTTGTAGACTGCTTTACATAAAGACAGATCAAATGGATTCCAAGTTTTTGACGAGCCAGCTATTGCTTATGAGCAACATCGCCGACAATTACCTGAATGCGATACCCGTTTCAGACTGGATTCAGCTACTGGACTTGGCAGCCCAAAGCGATGAGTACATCTGTAATATCATCGAAAGGGAAACCGGTCCGATTCGGCTCAAAAAAGCGCGCAATGCGTATGCCCTCTTTTCAGAAGCCCTTGTCCGCAACGATCCACGTCTGGCGAAGGCCGCATAG
- the acsC gene encoding acetyl-CoA decarbonylase/synthase complex subunit gamma, translated as MALSGMEIFKLLPKTNCRECGMATCIAFAMSLAADKIELEACPYVSDEAKAKLAQAEAPPIKLVTIGSGDQALKIGGESVMFRHDKRFNNPTGLAICISDTASEADLDARLKRFQRVRYCRMGCELRAELVAIKNELQDARKFAHTVETVRKGSDARIILMSDDPEIMAAGLKACAGSKPLICSATSANAESMIELAAAHDCPLVAKAQGLEELTALSSRLADAGVQEIVLDTGARTVREALADQVHIRRAAIHQAVESLSYPTITFPCEMTNDLSMETLIAAMFIAKYAGIVVLSDFQAESIFPLLLERMELFSDPQDPLMTPEGVYEIGAPDRHAPVLLASSWALTYYNLTLAAEVSRTPIFLCFQEISEPDVMCWCHHCLRSTQKGKFDAPSTIRFIKDCKLEERVDHRKLVISARNAQFSAELESALPEWEIIVGPGEASQLTGFLPELAEELRKEKSV; from the coding sequence ATGGCGTTATCTGGAATGGAAATTTTCAAGCTTTTACCCAAGACGAACTGCCGGGAGTGTGGAATGGCAACCTGTATCGCTTTTGCCATGAGTTTGGCCGCCGATAAAATCGAGCTTGAGGCCTGCCCGTATGTATCGGATGAGGCAAAAGCCAAACTCGCCCAGGCGGAAGCACCGCCGATCAAACTGGTTACCATTGGCAGCGGCGACCAGGCGCTCAAAATCGGCGGGGAATCCGTCATGTTCCGCCACGACAAGCGGTTCAACAACCCGACGGGTCTGGCCATATGCATTTCGGACACCGCTTCGGAGGCGGACCTGGATGCCAGGCTCAAGCGGTTCCAACGGGTGCGCTATTGTCGAATGGGATGTGAGTTACGGGCCGAATTGGTCGCGATCAAGAACGAATTGCAGGATGCGCGAAAATTCGCCCACACGGTTGAAACAGTGAGAAAAGGCAGCGACGCCAGAATCATCCTGATGAGTGACGATCCTGAAATCATGGCCGCCGGGTTGAAGGCCTGCGCCGGCTCAAAACCACTGATTTGCTCGGCCACATCGGCCAATGCCGAGTCGATGATCGAGCTTGCCGCAGCGCATGACTGCCCGCTGGTGGCCAAAGCCCAGGGTTTGGAGGAGCTCACCGCGTTATCCAGCCGTTTGGCCGACGCCGGCGTGCAGGAAATCGTTTTGGATACGGGGGCGCGAACCGTGCGGGAAGCGCTGGCGGATCAGGTACACATCCGGCGAGCCGCCATTCATCAAGCCGTCGAATCACTGAGTTATCCGACAATCACGTTCCCCTGCGAAATGACCAACGACCTTTCCATGGAAACATTGATTGCGGCCATGTTTATCGCCAAATATGCCGGAATCGTGGTTCTCTCCGATTTTCAGGCAGAGAGTATTTTCCCGCTCTTGCTGGAGCGGATGGAACTTTTCAGTGATCCCCAGGATCCTCTGATGACCCCTGAAGGGGTCTATGAAATCGGTGCACCCGATCGCCATGCACCGGTGCTTCTGGCCTCATCGTGGGCATTGACCTATTACAATCTCACCCTGGCGGCGGAAGTTTCCCGCACACCGATTTTTCTCTGCTTCCAGGAGATCAGCGAGCCGGATGTCATGTGCTGGTGCCATCATTGTCTGCGCAGCACCCAAAAAGGCAAATTCGATGCGCCAAGCACCATCCGGTTCATTAAGGATTGCAAACTGGAGGAGCGGGTGGATCACCGGAAACTGGTCATCTCCGCCAGAAACGCCCAGTTCAGTGCCGAACTCGAAAGCGCGCTGCCGGAGTGGGAGATTATCGTCGGCCCCGGTGAGGCGTCCCAGCTCACTGGTTTCCTGCCGGAACTGGCCGAGGAATTGAGGAAAGAGAAAAGCGTTTGA
- a CDS encoding mechanosensitive ion channel family protein, producing the protein MFSKIVIYQNSLPEWLIGIGIAVLVFLAVVAAKRIIHKKLAAFAARTDTVWDDLLAELIDRVNVIFIFILAVYSGSLKIALPDATGIIFSHVVGLVTLLQVGVLISHAVSFWVARFRKRKIESNAGAVTTLTSVGFVLRMMIWIILLLIGLDNLGVNITTLIAGLGISGIAVALAIQNILGDLFASFSIVLDKPFVIGDFIIIEEYMGTVEHVGLKTTRIRSLSGEQLIFSNTDLLQSRIRNYKRMVERRVVFAIGVVYQTAYEQIRQIPEMIRQAVEANAQVRFDRAHFKEYGDYALNFEVVYWIRNPDYTVYMDIQQAINLDIFRQFGEAGIEFAYPTRTIYVQSTGAGADGGNDPAAG; encoded by the coding sequence ATGTTCTCCAAGATTGTCATTTATCAGAATTCGCTGCCGGAATGGTTGATCGGTATCGGCATTGCCGTGCTGGTCTTCCTGGCGGTGGTTGCCGCCAAACGGATCATCCACAAAAAACTGGCTGCGTTCGCCGCCAGGACCGATACGGTCTGGGACGACCTGCTGGCCGAACTGATCGACCGGGTGAATGTGATTTTTATTTTTATCCTGGCGGTGTACAGCGGGTCATTGAAAATTGCGCTGCCCGATGCCACCGGTATCATCTTCAGCCATGTGGTTGGCCTGGTGACCCTTCTTCAAGTGGGCGTGCTCATCTCCCATGCGGTGAGCTTCTGGGTCGCCCGTTTCCGCAAGCGGAAAATCGAGAGCAATGCCGGCGCGGTGACCACGCTGACATCGGTGGGGTTTGTGCTGCGCATGATGATCTGGATCATCCTTTTGCTGATCGGGCTCGACAACCTGGGCGTCAACATCACTACACTGATCGCCGGCCTGGGAATCAGTGGTATCGCCGTTGCCCTGGCGATTCAGAACATTCTTGGCGACCTGTTCGCGTCTTTTTCCATCGTCCTGGACAAACCCTTCGTGATCGGTGATTTCATTATCATTGAAGAATACATGGGAACGGTCGAGCATGTGGGGCTGAAGACCACCCGCATTCGCAGCCTCTCCGGAGAGCAGCTGATCTTCTCCAATACCGACCTGCTGCAAAGCCGCATCCGCAATTACAAGCGCATGGTTGAACGCCGGGTGGTGTTTGCCATCGGTGTGGTCTATCAGACCGCCTATGAGCAGATCCGGCAAATTCCGGAGATGATCAGACAGGCGGTCGAGGCCAACGCCCAGGTTCGCTTCGACCGGGCCCACTTCAAGGAGTACGGCGACTATGCCCTGAATTTCGAGGTGGTCTATTGGATCCGGAATCCGGACTATACGGTCTACATGGACATTCAGCAGGCGATCAACCTGGACATTTTCAGGCAGTTCGGCGAGGCGGGGATCGAATTTGCCTATCCCACCCGGACGATCTACGTGCAGTCCACGGGCGCTGGTGCTGACGGGGGGAACGATCCCGCTGCCGGTTGA
- a CDS encoding transglycosylase SLT domain-containing protein — translation MPPSHRHRRLFAFLSLAILLCLPASSGAFERYNQVTAFDRYFSKYTKRFFGPAFDWRHFKAQAVAESRLQATAKSRVGAVGLMQIMPRTFAEIRRKQPVIKGSREQPRWNIAAGIYYDRQLWNTWTAKRPFNDRLNFTFGAYNAGKMNIIKAQRVARKKGFDPNRWLSIERSLPAVTGKSSRETIGYINKIQLITEVLH, via the coding sequence ATGCCACCATCACACCGTCATCGCCGATTGTTTGCTTTTCTCAGCCTGGCCATTTTACTCTGCCTGCCGGCCTCATCGGGCGCCTTCGAGCGTTACAACCAGGTCACCGCCTTCGATCGCTATTTCTCGAAATACACCAAACGATTTTTCGGACCGGCATTTGACTGGCGGCATTTCAAGGCCCAGGCCGTGGCCGAATCGCGACTTCAGGCGACTGCCAAATCCCGTGTGGGCGCCGTGGGCCTCATGCAGATCATGCCCCGCACCTTTGCCGAAATCCGCCGCAAACAGCCGGTCATCAAAGGGTCCCGGGAACAACCGCGCTGGAATATTGCCGCCGGGATCTACTATGACCGCCAATTGTGGAATACATGGACGGCCAAGCGCCCCTTTAACGATCGCCTCAATTTCACTTTCGGGGCCTACAACGCCGGGAAGATGAATATCATCAAGGCCCAGCGGGTCGCCCGAAAAAAGGGGTTCGACCCCAACCGCTGGCTGTCCATCGAACGATCGCTGCCCGCCGTCACCGGGAAAAGCAGCCGCGAGACCATCGGCTACATCAACAAAATCCAACTCATCACGGAGGTACTGCACTGA
- a CDS encoding DUF350 domain-containing protein, which produces MELSIALLNFVYAIAGALLTLAFMAAGYKLFDTITPFDTSRELASKNVAVGIVVGAIFIGLGIAVGLVVGLGLN; this is translated from the coding sequence ATGGAACTGTCCATCGCCTTGCTCAATTTCGTCTACGCCATTGCCGGCGCCCTGCTGACCCTGGCATTCATGGCCGCCGGCTACAAACTCTTCGATACCATCACCCCCTTCGACACCTCCCGGGAACTGGCGTCAAAAAATGTTGCCGTGGGAATCGTGGTCGGCGCCATTTTCATCGGACTTGGAATTGCCGTGGGACTGGTGGTCGGTTTGGGATTGAACTAG
- a CDS encoding BTAD domain-containing putative transcriptional regulator → MKQHLSIRHSKLRASTAPHSLKRDRLAGMLSAITTQKMGLIVAGAGYGKTTLAAQCIADLKVDGVWYGLEESDSDLATFLTYLVEGIRERHPGFAAGIEERWAESLLLSTRREMVLAELLAEVERWVTQTMVIVLDDYYLVDAHSSVHTVLEDLLHRSGPMLHFVVISRHEPPLKISRLRAMLEVVDIGEDDLTFHREEIARLYHDQLKTPLGDPEMAALYAATGGWAAGLILFYHAARGRSGGAPDGGLPAVGKTKDYIFKYFKENIFDRLAPELQRFMIQTALLDRLEPDLCDTLLNRRDSRTILDMLCREHLFTFKSTDENAPFRYHHLLQEFLRRQLETTRDRNAIATLHMDIGHAMEKNGDLFGAIRHYFAGRHFEAIGRLIKGMMMRDIMECPLAFLGMVLEKIPEALLSQEPRLIYLRAKLTSIQGNPHQAIDGLRKALVQFRGQKDESGVASCLKDLSYHYYITGNIRRARKEMAPLWGRPHDDPFFSMEVAGLLILFCAILGDMPAADDYHREAIRFSSRSGKTGRSLVENWLNLCYSYRFYCSGAFEKAYRINAKAMHGFRRDGMIGPLPLAYFQAALISFYRGRHRSGGAYADKGLRLARTVGFSDSTYAWLLYSRALNQVTRRNSAQSIDDAELALQIFTRHDNFWGQASIHEVIAMHHQARHAPDQAQAALRQGLTVIDGLDLPFTWAALTLRLAQVCMDQGDDARAHGWIDHPRSRFAVSDFHLFRLFRLKAQIAAGQRQPASAIDHMATALQIARANHYDPWVLKGGDRMISTLLACHAGGIMRSYIERLFAGADESLQAQLARQKNAAHRNQMVADARPAFSPQRWQAPLEIQCLGPFTVSCGERVIPDRDWRSANVRRLFQYLTLKSGQGFIPKDVLLELLWPGEDPQKTNRRFHVTMTALRKLLEPDLKRGVPSNYILRQNDGYRLEPGRKGTIDFIDFLNRCRQLQQSTDPAAPNRLDAMLHAASIYNGDLFQEEPYADWCVQDREAIQSRYRELLLAIIRTYEARSDWNACIPWAEKHLIIDRYAETVYRTLMRCHFHRGDRVRLEQVYHRCKANIAVDLNSPLSPQTTALYDRLSGAAGN, encoded by the coding sequence TTGAAGCAGCACCTTTCCATCAGACATTCCAAGCTCAGGGCGTCCACCGCGCCGCATTCGCTGAAAAGGGATCGCCTTGCCGGGATGCTGTCCGCCATCACGACCCAAAAAATGGGCCTGATCGTTGCCGGCGCGGGGTATGGCAAGACCACCCTGGCCGCCCAGTGCATCGCCGATCTAAAGGTGGATGGGGTCTGGTACGGCCTTGAGGAATCCGATAGTGACCTGGCAACCTTTCTGACCTATCTGGTGGAAGGCATTCGCGAGCGCCATCCCGGATTTGCCGCCGGCATTGAAGAGCGCTGGGCAGAATCCCTGCTGTTATCGACGCGCCGTGAAATGGTCCTGGCCGAGCTTCTGGCAGAGGTGGAACGGTGGGTCACCCAAACCATGGTCATTGTGCTGGATGACTACTATCTTGTGGATGCGCACAGCAGTGTCCACACCGTCCTGGAGGATCTCCTCCACCGCTCCGGTCCGATGCTGCATTTTGTGGTGATCAGCCGTCACGAGCCGCCGCTGAAAATCTCCCGCCTGCGCGCCATGCTGGAAGTCGTGGACATCGGTGAAGACGATCTGACCTTTCACAGGGAAGAGATTGCCCGGCTTTACCATGACCAGTTGAAAACACCGCTCGGTGATCCCGAAATGGCTGCCCTTTACGCGGCCACCGGTGGATGGGCGGCCGGACTGATCCTCTTTTACCATGCCGCCAGGGGCCGAAGCGGGGGGGCACCCGATGGCGGCCTGCCGGCCGTGGGCAAAACCAAGGACTATATTTTCAAGTATTTTAAAGAGAACATCTTCGACCGCCTCGCCCCTGAACTTCAGCGTTTCATGATCCAAACCGCCCTGCTCGACCGGCTCGAACCGGACCTGTGCGATACCCTTCTTAACCGCCGGGATTCCCGCACGATCCTGGACATGCTTTGCCGGGAGCATCTTTTCACTTTTAAAAGCACGGATGAGAACGCCCCTTTCCGGTATCACCACCTGCTGCAGGAATTCCTGCGCCGCCAGTTGGAAACAACACGTGATCGCAATGCCATCGCAACGCTGCACATGGATATCGGCCACGCCATGGAGAAAAACGGCGATCTGTTTGGCGCGATCCGTCACTATTTTGCAGGCCGCCATTTTGAAGCGATCGGCCGCCTGATCAAGGGCATGATGATGCGCGACATCATGGAGTGCCCGTTGGCATTTCTGGGCATGGTCCTGGAGAAGATACCCGAAGCGCTGCTCAGCCAGGAACCGCGTCTGATCTATCTCCGGGCCAAGCTGACCTCGATTCAGGGGAACCCTCACCAGGCCATTGACGGCTTGAGAAAAGCACTGGTGCAATTCCGCGGGCAGAAGGATGAATCGGGGGTCGCCAGCTGTCTGAAAGACCTGAGTTACCATTACTACATTACCGGCAATATCCGGCGGGCCAGAAAAGAGATGGCGCCACTGTGGGGCAGGCCGCACGATGATCCGTTTTTTTCCATGGAAGTTGCCGGGCTCCTGATTCTCTTCTGCGCGATTCTCGGCGATATGCCGGCGGCGGATGACTACCACCGGGAGGCGATCCGTTTTTCGTCCCGCTCCGGGAAAACCGGCAGATCGCTTGTCGAGAACTGGCTGAACCTTTGCTACAGTTACCGTTTCTATTGTTCCGGCGCGTTTGAAAAGGCGTACCGCATCAATGCCAAGGCCATGCACGGATTCCGCCGCGACGGGATGATCGGCCCCCTGCCGTTGGCCTATTTCCAGGCCGCACTGATATCCTTTTACCGCGGCCGGCACCGGTCGGGCGGCGCCTACGCCGACAAAGGACTCCGCCTGGCAAGAACGGTGGGCTTCAGCGATTCCACCTATGCCTGGCTGCTGTACAGCCGGGCCCTCAACCAAGTGACACGAAGAAATTCCGCGCAATCCATCGATGACGCCGAACTGGCGCTGCAGATTTTTACCCGTCACGACAACTTCTGGGGGCAGGCATCTATCCATGAAGTCATTGCCATGCACCACCAGGCACGCCACGCGCCCGATCAGGCGCAAGCCGCTTTGCGCCAGGGGCTGACGGTCATCGATGGGCTCGATCTCCCATTCACCTGGGCCGCGCTCACCCTCAGGCTTGCCCAGGTATGCATGGACCAGGGAGACGATGCCCGCGCCCATGGATGGATCGACCACCCGCGCAGCCGGTTTGCCGTTTCGGATTTTCATCTTTTTCGGCTGTTCCGGCTGAAGGCACAGATCGCCGCAGGACAAAGGCAGCCCGCATCGGCCATCGATCACATGGCCACGGCCCTGCAGATCGCCCGGGCAAACCATTACGATCCTTGGGTCCTTAAAGGCGGGGACCGGATGATCTCAACCCTCCTGGCTTGCCATGCCGGGGGAATCATGCGCTCCTATATCGAACGGCTTTTTGCCGGAGCGGATGAATCCCTTCAGGCGCAACTGGCCAGGCAGAAAAACGCCGCCCACCGCAACCAAATGGTCGCGGATGCACGGCCGGCGTTTTCTCCACAGCGCTGGCAGGCCCCGCTGGAAATCCAATGCCTGGGACCGTTTACGGTCTCTTGCGGCGAACGCGTGATTCCGGACCGCGACTGGCGCAGTGCCAATGTCCGTCGGCTTTTCCAGTACCTGACATTGAAAAGCGGGCAGGGATTCATCCCCAAGGACGTCCTCCTGGAACTGCTCTGGCCGGGAGAGGACCCCCAGAAAACGAACCGGCGCTTCCATGTGACCATGACCGCGCTGCGCAAACTGCTGGAGCCGGATCTGAAACGCGGCGTGCCATCGAATTATATCCTGAGGCAGAATGATGGCTACCGGCTGGAACCGGGCAGGAAAGGAACGATCGATTTCATCGATTTTCTCAACCGCTGCCGGCAGCTTCAACAGAGTACAGACCCGGCCGCCCCGAACCGCCTGGATGCCATGCTGCACGCCGCAAGCATCTATAACGGCGATCTGTTTCAGGAAGAACCTTACGCCGACTGGTGCGTTCAGGATCGGGAAGCCATCCAATCCCGTTATCGGGAACTGCTGCTGGCCATTATCCGCACCTATGAAGCCCGGTCGGACTGGAATGCCTGTATCCCCTGGGCCGAAAAGCACCTGATCATCGACCGATATGCCGAAACGGTCTATCGGACCCTCATGCGCTGCCATTTTCACCGGGGAGACAGGGTCCGGTTGGAACAGGTGTATCATCGCTGCAAAGCGAATATCGCCGTTGACCTGAATTCTCCGCTGAGCCCACAAACCACCGCCCTGTACGATCGGTTGAGCGGTGCTGCCGGCAATTAA
- the dsrP gene encoding sulfate reduction electron transfer complex DsrMKJOP subunit DsrP, giving the protein MLEQTLTGGRRYWQWLGFLGVVILTGTGFYLWQLDFGLGLTGLSRDVTWGFYVAQLTFLVGVAASAVMLVLPYYLHDYKAFGRITIIGEFLAAATICMCLLFLFVDLGQPMRALNVFLYPTPGSVIFWDATVLSGYLLLNIIIGWNVLEAERNGVASPAWLKPLIIVSIPWAFAIHTVTAFLYCGLPGRGLWLTAILAPRFLASAFASGPALLILLCLFLKTATGFDAGRQAIATLAKIVTYGLLANLFFLMCEVFVVFYSRIPAHMDHFLYLYIGLEGKSGLVPWMQASLVLMVTAAVLLLIPATRNHFRILAVACGMVFVGTWIDKGIGLIAGGFIPSPLHEITEYVPTGPELIISLGVYGIGSLLLTLLLKIVIGVKAETTGIPLRNSLFRSSGPV; this is encoded by the coding sequence ATGCTTGAGCAAACGCTTACCGGCGGCAGGCGTTACTGGCAATGGCTGGGGTTTCTGGGTGTCGTCATTCTGACGGGCACCGGGTTCTATTTGTGGCAGCTCGATTTCGGCCTGGGCCTGACCGGACTGTCGCGGGACGTCACCTGGGGCTTTTATGTGGCCCAGCTTACCTTCCTGGTCGGGGTGGCCGCATCGGCGGTGATGCTGGTGCTGCCCTATTACCTGCACGACTACAAGGCCTTCGGCCGGATCACGATCATCGGCGAATTCCTGGCCGCCGCAACCATCTGCATGTGCCTTCTGTTCCTCTTTGTGGATCTCGGGCAGCCCATGCGCGCCCTGAATGTTTTCCTCTACCCCACCCCCGGCTCGGTGATCTTCTGGGATGCAACCGTACTGTCCGGTTATCTGCTGCTGAACATCATCATCGGCTGGAACGTTCTGGAGGCCGAACGCAACGGCGTGGCATCGCCCGCCTGGCTCAAACCGCTGATCATCGTCTCGATTCCCTGGGCATTTGCCATTCACACGGTCACGGCCTTTTTGTACTGCGGACTGCCCGGGCGGGGACTCTGGCTGACCGCCATTCTGGCCCCGCGTTTTCTCGCATCGGCGTTTGCCTCCGGCCCGGCCCTGCTCATTCTGCTGTGCCTGTTCCTCAAAACCGCCACCGGATTCGATGCCGGCCGGCAGGCCATCGCCACGCTGGCCAAAATTGTGACCTACGGCCTCCTGGCCAATCTGTTTTTCCTGATGTGCGAAGTCTTCGTGGTGTTTTATTCCCGGATACCGGCCCATATGGATCATTTTCTTTATCTTTACATCGGCCTCGAGGGCAAAAGCGGCCTGGTGCCCTGGATGCAGGCGTCCCTGGTGCTGATGGTCACGGCAGCCGTGCTGCTTCTGATCCCGGCGACGCGCAACCATTTCAGAATCCTCGCCGTGGCCTGCGGCATGGTTTTCGTCGGTACCTGGATCGACAAAGGCATCGGGTTGATCGCCGGCGGATTCATTCCCTCCCCCCTGCATGAAATAACCGAGTATGTGCCCACGGGACCGGAGCTGATCATCTCCCTTGGGGTTTACGGAATCGGCAGTCTTCTGCTGACGCTCCTGCTCAAGATCGTCATCGGCGTCAAGGCGGAAACAACAGGCATTCCGCTGCGCAACTCTCTTTTCAGATCATCCGGGCCGGTCTAA
- a CDS encoding ABC transporter ATP-binding protein has product MTVPIIETRHLKKVFTVTSGLFSGDRHIHAVDDVSIAIREQEVFALVGESGCGKTTLGRVLLRLEEKSGGTVRFRGNDIHDLSESDLRGLRKTMQIIFQDPYASLNPRLRVRSILAEPLVAHGYGNRAQIDARVGELLRLVGLRDDVRRYYPHQFSGGQRQRIGIARALAMNPEFVVCDEAVSALDVSIQAQILNLLKDLQDRLKLTYLFITHDLSVVRHIADRVCVMFLGKTVELGATDDIFKHPRHPYTRFLISAVPVADPHRRNRERMILQGDIPSPMNLPAGCRFHTRCPYAQAICRREDPPLAASAGRWVACHFPLPAEAIHATGQTT; this is encoded by the coding sequence ATGACGGTACCGATCATCGAGACCCGCCACCTGAAAAAGGTTTTTACGGTCACGTCGGGACTTTTTTCCGGAGACCGCCATATCCATGCCGTGGATGATGTCAGCATCGCCATCCGGGAGCAGGAGGTCTTCGCCCTGGTGGGCGAGTCGGGGTGCGGGAAAACCACCCTGGGCCGCGTGCTGCTGCGCCTGGAAGAGAAGAGCGGTGGCACGGTTCGCTTTCGCGGCAATGATATCCACGACCTCAGCGAAAGCGACCTGCGCGGCCTGCGCAAAACCATGCAGATCATTTTCCAGGACCCCTATGCGTCCCTGAATCCACGCCTGCGCGTGCGCAGCATCCTTGCCGAGCCCCTCGTCGCCCATGGCTACGGCAACCGGGCGCAAATCGATGCGCGGGTAGGGGAACTGCTGCGCCTGGTGGGATTGCGCGACGACGTCCGGCGCTACTACCCGCATCAGTTCAGCGGCGGGCAACGGCAGCGCATCGGCATTGCCCGGGCCCTGGCCATGAACCCCGAATTCGTCGTCTGCGACGAGGCCGTCTCGGCCCTGGATGTCTCCATCCAGGCCCAGATCCTCAACCTGCTCAAGGATCTGCAGGACCGCCTGAAGCTGACCTACCTGTTCATCACCCACGACCTTTCCGTGGTGCGCCATATTGCCGATCGGGTCTGTGTGATGTTTCTGGGAAAAACGGTCGAGCTGGGCGCCACGGACGATATTTTCAAACACCCCCGTCACCCCTATACCCGGTTCCTGATTTCTGCGGTGCCGGTTGCCGATCCCCACCGCCGCAACCGGGAGCGCATGATTCTGCAGGGCGACATTCCCAGCCCCATGAACCTGCCCGCCGGATGCCGCTTCCACACCCGCTGTCCCTATGCCCAGGCCATCTGCAGGCGGGAGGACCCGCCGTTAGCGGCGTCCGCCGGGCGATGGGTGGCCTGCCACTTTCCACTGCCAGCGGAGGCGATCCATGCGACCGGTCAGACGACTTAG